The sequence TTGACACACTGCCGCGCAATTTTTTGATGAGAATCAACTAGCTTGTAGTCAGTTTTGTCGTGGTTATAGTCAAAAATATCTTTAAACTTGTTGCTGTTATGACATTCCGCGCAGGATTGCTGCTGATATTTTGGTTTGAACTGATCTTTATGCGGATATTTATGGCACTCGACGCAGAACTGAACCTTCTCCGTTGGAAATCTATAAACTTGTTTGCCATCCCGCAAATGACAGTCGTTACAGCGAACGGGGACATGACTGCCAGTGAGGGGAAAGCGAGTCATCGTATTGTGATTGAAACCATCGCCCTGCTTCTGATTCAGACTCTTCCAATCGTTGGTATTGTGACAAGCCGTACACTTACTGGTCTTAAACACCGGATTCTCAGCCGGATCGTGCGGACTCTTATGACAGGTCTCGCAGGTTTTTGTGACCATTTCCGGAAACTGGTAATCCCTCGGTGTATTGGGAACAGCTCCACCAGCTAATGGTTTATGGCACTCAAAGCAGGCCACTCCAATATGCTTTCCCGTTAGAGGGTAAGTAGTGTCTACATTGTGATTGAATTTAACAGCTGACTTCCACGCCACATCGTTATGGCAGGTCTGGCATTGAGTCAGCTGTCCTAGCTTAGGTGAACTTTCACTCCTGAACCCATGGTAATCTTGGTGACAACTCGAACACTGCTGACTTAAACCAGTAAAATTGAAGTCCTTAAGCTTAGTTGCTCCACCACTTTGTTTGTGACAGGCTTGGCACGGCTCTTTAGCGTGGGCCCCTTTTAGGACAAATCCCGTGATATCGTGATTGAAATGGGTAATCTGCCAACGATCCTGGTTATGGCAACTCTCACATGCACCGCCGCGGAATTTGCCAGCTAAATTATCTTTGTGAAAATCGGCATGGCAAGTCCGACAACCCAGACGGGAGAGTTCAGGAAAGTCATACTTGGCAGGTCCACCTTTGCCCTTGGGATTATGACATTCGGCACAACTCACTTTGCTATGGGCGCCAATCAAAGCATAGCCGGTTTCCTTTTTATGATCGAAATAGGTCGCCTGCTTCCACGACTTGTCATTATGGCAAGTATTACAGTCCTTAACCGCCCATTTTGGCGGGAAGCTGTGTATGTCATCTTTTTTATGACAGCTAACACACGATGAATCGGTACCAAAAAATCGCGTGTCATTGCGGAAAACCGGTTTTTCCGTTCGTTTTTCTGTGTGGCACTTCACGCAGTCGACACCGGCATGTCCGCCGTTTAGGGGGAACCCAGTACGCCGGTGATCAAACCCCTTCTGCTTAAACGCTACCGCATTGTAGTTGCGCCCCTTATGATCTGAGTGACAGGAGACACAGGTTCCCTTGGCCAGAGCGTGAAAGCCCGTTTTACGGTCAATCGATTTTTTGATCTCCTTGTGACAGTCGAGACACTTACTATCGGGCACACCTTTTCCGGCATCATGACATTTAAGGCACCCACCGTGCTCCCACTCCTTGTGCCCCTCCATCAGTGGACCAGGCGCTAGCAGCGAATTTATGAGGCCCTCCCCAGACGTGTCAGCTGCTCGAAGCTGCGCCGCAGGACCAGCTGTCGCTGCTATCAGAAGTAGAAATTTCAGAAGCAATAGTCTCAAAGGATACGCTCTAGCTTGGGTGTTTCATCGCGGATAGGGGTTGCCTGCCTGGTGTTTATTCTATAACCAATCGACAAAAGTGCGCTATATACCGACGCCTGTTCATCCTGCGCCGCCTCTAAGACGACACTGCCGATCAGATCCCGTGTCAGTAGCATGCTCATATCTGTATCAACGACTAAGGGGTGCAATGAGCTACGTCTGTCGATACTCTGCGCTGTATACTGGATTGAAGCCGAGACTGAACTTTCCCGCCAATAATACGTAGCGCCGCTGCGAAGTATTGAATCCTGGCTGAGAAAATTGCGCTTGAAACCAGCCCCAGCAAATGCCGTCAAGTGACTATTCAATAGCCCTGTGGTCACGATGCGCCCACCTAGGCCGTACTGATTCTTTCCGTCGACATCACGACGTCCGTACGAAGTATCACCCACAATAGCAAACTGATTAGAAAGCTTGTAGCGCAGGTCACCCCCTAATTGACTGTATCCACTGATAGGTAACCGGTCTAGAAGATCTCGAAACTGCTGATAGCTCCGCAGATCCAGGTGAAACAAATTGGCCGAGCCAGATAGACGGGATGTCCAAGGCTGATAAAGTGAGGCCCAGAGATTCCGCACCTGTACTGAGGGCTGAACTATGATGTGCGATATGTAGGTTAGACGTTGCCCACTTGCTCTTTGACGGAATGCATTTGCATACCAAAACATGTAGTTACTGGCGGCATCCGCTTCTGTGGGGGCAGTTTCGTTACCAACCAGAATGCTGCCACCACGCCGTACTGCAGGATTATCAAAGGATCCAACCCCTTCCAGCGATTTGCGGCCAACCAAACTAGTCGACGCATAGGTGTTACTTTCACCACTCTTGGAGCTTTCCTCGTATACCGCATAGCCACCTATCTGCCGCTCTTCGAGACCGATTTTAAGAGACCTTCCACCTCGATGCTCTGGATAGAGACCACCAAACAGCGCCAAACGTGTTGACTGATTAAGTCGCAAACCGGCCTCAGCCCCGTCATTCCCCAGTACCACAGCATCGGCAGCAACAAAGCGTCCAATAGACCAGAAAACACCGGTTCTCGTCGCAGGGGACCGAAGAACCAATTGTCTAAGCTGCACATCATTACTGGCGGCCATTCGTCCTAATGCGGGTTCGATACGACCAAAGGGATCATACTGGTTCCGCAGATCTACTGTAAATTCGAGCCCACTACCCGTGAGGTTAGTCACATCGACATAAGCGCGTCCTATACCCAGAAACCGGTCGTTTGCCACGGGAGCAATGCCGGTATTCTTTAAATCCTCTTTTATCGAGTATAAGCCGAGATTGAAGCGCGCAGAGTAATCATAAGCAGTAGCTACCGGTGCTGCCAGCATCGACAAAATTATCAGAATATTTCGCAGCCATCGTTTCATTTGTTACTTTTGAAGCTCGAGCTCAAGAGATCAGTGGGAAGCATTACTCAGCCGTCCCCAGTTTTGAGAAACTTTTGGTGTTATGACAACCAACGCAATCTACCTTTTGTGGATGAGGTTCTGCTGGTCGTCTATAGGCGTGACATTTATTACATGACGATGGTTTAGGATCATGGTCGTAGCTATTGACCGGCACCCAACCCGACCGATCATCTTTTGGTACATGACACTCCTGACACTCACCTCCACCGCCATGAACCTCGTCATCAATTGGAGCCGGTCGCTGGGAAATATGACAGGTAGAACATGTGTTATCGGCGAGAAACGCACCGTGCTCGAATGATGGTCTCACCGCTTGTTGATCACCAATAGTCGGAGTTCTCGGAACACACCCAAAAGCAAAAAAATACGTAAGAAACGGCAAAAGCTGCTTCATGTCTTTCTCAACCTCTCACCGAATTTTTTATCCATCTTCACGCCAAGAGATGCGAGAAATTCCTTAGGAACTTCACTTCCGGCGAAGATAAATACGAAAGAATTATTCATTTTTATCGGACTGCCGCCATGATTGACTATGATGTGACTTTGATGAATGGACTTTACTTGACTCTCGAAAATCACCCAGATCTGACCATGGAGTGCTAGCGCGTTTACGTTGTCAATGTTTTCCTGATTTGCCCTGTTGAACTGACGCGATCTGACAATCAGCGACACACGATTGCGTAGCCTTGGCTGTGCTAGTTGAACCGCTGCCTCCAATGCGGCATTACCACCACCGATGACCGCAATATCTTGTTTCTGGTACTGCTCTGGTTCCAAAAGGTTGTAGGTGACCTTCGGTAAATTCTCGCCCGGAACGTTCAGTCTCCTCGGTGTACCTCGGACACCTGTGGCAAGAATGACCTTTTTTGCCGTCAATGACCCTAGAGATGTCTTGACCTGGAAGATCTCTCCATATTTCGAAAAACCCTCGAATTTACACCCCTCTTTGATCCTTAGTGAGTACCGTCTCCGGAGGTGCGTCCAGTATTGCAATAGCTCCTCTTTGGAGACTTTATTGTTGGGAAATTCCATAGTGCCCACCAAGGGTAGGTCTGCGGGTTGCGTCATCACGATTTTTTGACGAGGAAAGTTATATATCGTTCCACCTACACTATTTTGTTCAATACATAGGTAATTGGCCCGAGCCTGAGTCGCAGCCAGTGATGCCGCTAATCCAGCGGTGCCAGCGCCCACGATCACGAGATCAAAATCAGCTCGCGCGTTTCCCGGCAGTTTTGCCAGTGCATGCATGGCGGCGGTGCGTCCTTGTCTAACGGCATTTCTAATTAGACCCATACCCCCCAGCTCGCCGGCGATATAGACGCCCTTAACATTGGTCTCGTAGTTGCTCGTAATGCGCGGCAGATCCATACCGCGACGCTTGGTGCCAAAAACTAAATCGATGGCCCCAAAGGGACAGGCGATTTCGCACTCACCGTGCCCCACACACATGTTGGGCTGCACCAAGACTGCTTTGTGATTAATGACCTTAAGTATTTCGCCTTCAGGGCAGGCCTTCACACACGCTGTACATCCCGTGCACCGGGTCGCATCGATTTCCGGATGTAATGTGGTTGGTTCAATGAGATCATTTTCCACGCTTGATTTGTAGGCTTCGGCTCCGTCTGCGTACAGTTTGCGCCGTCGTCTGATACTGACGAATGCGACACCAGCGAGCAACAGCAGACCAAGCGGCGTAAGCAACTTAGCGCCGATAACTGAAATTGTATTCCATGTGCTCATGTAATGAAGGTCCTAGATCGACCACGGCAGGCAGGGCGCAGCACTTCTTATTATACTGTATGATCTGGAACCTAGGTCTTATTCGGTGATTTTGATCTAAATTTTTGTCTTGCGAATTGCCTAAGCTCATCGATGATCACGACTAAAAACGCGACATTAGATGCATAACGCCAGAATAGACGCCGCGGATCTTTCAGAATCCGGTATATCCATTCAAGCCCCCAATTCTGCATCCATTTTGGCGCTCTTTTTAGTCTTCCAGCAGCGAACTCAATAGCTGCACCGACCCCAAGAGCAACATCGACGTGAAGGTCCTTAGCATATTTTGCGATCCAAACTTCTTGCTTAGGACTACCTAAACCGACGAACAAAATATCCGGCTTCAGCGCATTAATTTCGGCGATTGCGCGTCCGTTTTCATCTAGATCACTTTCAAATCCGTATGGTGGGGCATAGTAGCCGACCTTTAAAGCGGCGGCCCGTGAACGCAACTGATCGGCTGCTGCCTCCGCAGCCCCAGGTGGCCCCCCAAAAAGGAAAATGGAAAGATTGGCGCGAGCTGCAGCGACTGCAAGTGCGGGCAACAGATCGGCACCCGTGACGCGTTCGGGAAGCGGTTTACCTTGTAGGCGTGACAACCAAACTATAGGCATACCGTCGGCCAGTGAGAGCACGGCACCACGATATATTGCCGCCAGACTACTCGACCTGCGACACCTCAAGACGTGATCGACATTTGGCGTCACGACAAGACGACAATCGCCCGCACCAATGACTGCAAGTTCAATAATTCTCTGTACAGCCTGATCCAGGTTCAGGGGATCAAAGGAGAGCGAGGCTAGGTTGACCCGCTGCATAAAATTGCCCCCAAAATAAAGTTTTGTTTTGCATGATACAATATGGACACCATACTCGTTCCGCCTCAGGATCCACCACGTGGCCAATATCCTCATCATATCAGCTTTGCAAATTTTTCCCGTTGTTTCTGGTGGCCAGCAGCGGACAGCATCGATTGCACTCGAGCTTGCAAAAGCCGGCCACCATGTGCGCATTTATTCGCTAATTGGGCGCAAACGCGACATGCTAAGGTTTACGGGCGAAACCGAGGCAACCATCAGCGCCAACTTGTATGAATTTGTTTGCAGGCCTTTCACCTTGTGGGCGAAGGCTATGGTTGCCTATAAGCTTGGTCTCCCACCCCTATGGGCAAAGGAGCTTATCGAGCAACCTGATACGACGCTCAATCTGTGGATTGCCCAATCAGAGATAATCATCCATGATTTCCCCTATACATTTGCCGCCCTACGCGCACACCGTAGACTGCAAATCTTAAACAGCCACAATATCGAGCATCAGCTTTTTCGCACCAAAGATGGGAGGGATAGCAAACTCTCCGAAAGCGTCCGAAAACTTGAGTATACCGCTATCGCTGGTGTCGCCTTGGTGGCTTGTGCATCACTAGACGAAGTCACAGTATTTTCCGCAGCTTTTCCTAATAAAGAATTTATACATATTCCAAACAGCATCAAACCCAAAAATCAGAATCCCCCTCCCAAAAAGCAGACCAGTACTATGCGTCAGGATCTTGGAATTAATGATGATGCAACCGTTCTGATCTTCCCGGCAAGTCGTTATGGTCCCAACATCGAGGGAATGGATTTCCTAAGGAATTTCAGCATTAAGCACGAGTCTTTTCTACGAAAAGAGCGCATCATGATTCTAGTTGTAGGCAGTGTCGCAACGGGCCAGCACAGACTTGGGCAATTCTTAACCACAGGTCCGGTTTGTGACATAGAACCATATTTTCATGTTGCGGATTGGGGTATCAATCCTATCTTCTATGGCTCCGGAACTAGCATTAAAGTTGCAGAATTTATCGATTTTGACTTACCCATACTGACTACCGAGGTTGGATCACGCGGATTTACCTTCGTCGACCAAAGCACTGCCATTTTTTTTACAAAAGATAATCTTCTCGAAAAACTCACAATGTTACCAAAAGATCTGCATCTACTGAGGAAGATGCGTCAGGAGGCCCGCATGGCTAACGCGCACTTTCTCGATCCGACTGCAGCAGTGGCGCCGTTACTGAGAGCTATCAGTGGCTGGAACCCACTCTCATGACACATGATTTAAGGTCGTGCTAGTATTGAAGTATCTCTCACTAGTCCCGCGGATTACCCTCACATCTCATGCTACTAACAATCATAAAAAGACTAATTTCTCGCCTGGGTGTAATGCCTGCCATCGGCAACGATCTGGTTTTCGTGCCGGATGTTGCCTCGTCTCACCATCAGTTTGGTGAACGGTATTTAAAATTTATTTTTACTGACAACGAGATTCTCGACTGCATGCACAAGGATGGTAGTTATTCCTACACCAGCCTAGCCGCCCGCATTGCAGCCAAAGAATCTGTGATGAAGTTACTTAAACCGGCGCGGGATCAACTTCTACCTTGGCAATCGATAGAGGTCCGGCGCGACCCCACTGGTGCGGCCGATCTAATTTTGCATCGAGAAGCCAAGGCCATGGCAGAGAAACAAAGTATTATCTCGCTTTCGCTCTCGCTTGCTCATGAACACCAATATGCCTCCGCGTTAGTATTAGCGACTCAAATCTGATCATCGATCTTAAGATTTATTTTTATCCAAGCGAGGAGTTTACTGCCATGCAAGATAAGATTCGAAAGATTCTAAAGGATCATGG is a genomic window of Deltaproteobacteria bacterium containing:
- a CDS encoding 4Fe-4S dicluster domain-containing protein, which encodes MSTWNTISVIGAKLLTPLGLLLLAGVAFVSIRRRRKLYADGAEAYKSSVENDLIEPTTLHPEIDATRCTGCTACVKACPEGEILKVINHKAVLVQPNMCVGHGECEIACPFGAIDLVFGTKRRGMDLPRITSNYETNVKGVYIAGELGGMGLIRNAVRQGRTAAMHALAKLPGNARADFDLVIVGAGTAGLAASLAATQARANYLCIEQNSVGGTIYNFPRQKIVMTQPADLPLVGTMEFPNNKVSKEELLQYWTHLRRRYSLRIKEGCKFEGFSKYGEIFQVKTSLGSLTAKKVILATGVRGTPRRLNVPGENLPKVTYNLLEPEQYQKQDIAVIGGGNAALEAAVQLAQPRLRNRVSLIVRSRQFNRANQENIDNVNALALHGQIWVIFESQVKSIHQSHIIVNHGGSPIKMNNSFVFIFAGSEVPKEFLASLGVKMDKKFGERLRKT
- a CDS encoding WecB/TagA/CpsF family glycosyltransferase, with translation MRTWWPAFASSSAIDAVRCWPPETTGKICKADMMRILATWWILRRNEYGVHIVSCKTKLYFGGNFMQRVNLASLSFDPLNLDQAVQRIIELAVIGAGDCRLVVTPNVDHVLRCRRSSSLAAIYRGAVLSLADGMPIVWLSRLQGKPLPERVTGADLLPALAVAAARANLSIFLFGGPPGAAEAAADQLRSRAAALKVGYYAPPYGFESDLDENGRAIAEINALKPDILFVGLGSPKQEVWIAKYAKDLHVDVALGVGAAIEFAAGRLKRAPKWMQNWGLEWIYRILKDPRRLFWRYASNVAFLVVIIDELRQFARQKFRSKSPNKT
- a CDS encoding holo-ACP synthase; translation: MLLTIIKRLISRLGVMPAIGNDLVFVPDVASSHHQFGERYLKFIFTDNEILDCMHKDGSYSYTSLAARIAAKESVMKLLKPARDQLLPWQSIEVRRDPTGAADLILHREAKAMAEKQSIISLSLSLAHEHQYASALVLATQI